One Aquisediminimonas profunda genomic region harbors:
- a CDS encoding SDR family NAD(P)-dependent oxidoreductase, which yields MSLFDMTGQVAIITGSSRGIGKAIALEMAAQGAKVVISSRKAEACDATAAEINTQFGAGTAIAVPANISSKDDLQNLVNETRRAFGKVTTVICNAASNPYYGPSLGISDDQFRKILDNNIVSNHWLISMTAPEMLERGEGSIVIISSVGGLKGSPIIGAYCISKAADMQMARNLAVEFGPRGVRVNCIAPGLVRTDMARALWENPDTLKASTAAACLKRIGEPHEIAGAAVFLASKAGAFTTGQTIVCDGGATISGGA from the coding sequence ATGTCTCTTTTCGACATGACCGGACAGGTCGCGATCATTACAGGCTCGTCCCGCGGTATCGGCAAGGCCATTGCGTTGGAGATGGCAGCCCAGGGCGCAAAGGTTGTCATCTCAAGTCGCAAGGCCGAAGCCTGCGATGCGACTGCGGCAGAGATCAACACGCAGTTCGGTGCTGGAACTGCAATTGCGGTTCCGGCAAATATCTCGTCAAAGGACGATCTCCAGAATCTGGTCAATGAGACCCGCCGTGCATTCGGAAAGGTGACCACGGTGATCTGCAATGCGGCCTCGAATCCCTATTACGGTCCGTCGCTGGGCATCAGTGATGACCAGTTTCGCAAGATCCTCGACAACAACATCGTGTCCAATCATTGGCTGATTTCCATGACCGCTCCCGAAATGCTGGAACGTGGAGAAGGATCAATCGTCATCATTTCATCAGTCGGAGGACTGAAGGGCTCACCGATCATCGGCGCCTACTGCATTTCAAAGGCAGCAGACATGCAAATGGCACGCAATCTTGCGGTCGAATTCGGTCCGAGGGGTGTGCGCGTCAATTGCATTGCGCCGGGATTGGTCCGGACAGACATGGCCCGGGCGCTTTGGGAGAATCCCGATACACTCAAGGCGTCGACCGCCGCCGCTTGCCTCAAACGCATCGGCGAACCCCATGAGATTGCCGGTGCAGCTGTTTTCCTGGCGTCAAAGGCTGGCGCGTTCACGACGGGCCAGACCATCGTTTGCGATGGCGGCGCAACAATCAGCGGAGGTGCATAA
- a CDS encoding SDR family NAD(P)-dependent oxidoreductase — protein sequence MGALDGKVAIVTGAGSGIGRASAKRFAAEGAKLVIGDKTDAVFETAKAIIEAGGTVTALQIDAGNEADVAKLVEVAKSSYGGLDVAFANAGISGGMDGIFDAKAEDFAEILRVNLIGPWLMIKHAGKLMLDQRRGGSIICTASVAGIRSGAGGAHYSASKAGVINLIKTSAQQMSSTGIRVNAICPGLIETGMTERVFVYARENDKMDKVGRLNPLRRAGQPSEIANMALFLASDEASYVNGQAIAVDGGLSSSHPVTRQETGKPAV from the coding sequence ATGGGCGCTCTTGACGGAAAGGTCGCAATTGTAACGGGAGCCGGATCGGGCATTGGTCGCGCCAGCGCAAAACGGTTTGCCGCGGAAGGTGCCAAGCTCGTGATCGGCGACAAGACAGATGCTGTTTTCGAAACGGCCAAGGCGATAATTGAGGCAGGTGGCACGGTAACTGCACTCCAGATTGATGCCGGCAATGAAGCCGACGTTGCCAAGCTCGTGGAAGTTGCAAAGTCGAGCTATGGAGGTCTTGATGTTGCCTTTGCAAATGCCGGCATCTCGGGCGGCATGGACGGAATATTCGATGCCAAGGCTGAAGACTTTGCAGAAATTCTTCGCGTAAACCTGATCGGTCCCTGGCTGATGATCAAGCACGCAGGCAAGCTTATGCTTGACCAGAGGCGCGGTGGTTCAATCATTTGCACGGCAAGCGTTGCGGGCATTCGTTCCGGCGCGGGCGGTGCACATTATTCGGCTTCCAAGGCGGGAGTGATCAACCTCATCAAGACTTCGGCACAACAGATGTCGTCAACAGGCATTCGGGTGAATGCCATCTGTCCGGGTCTGATCGAGACAGGAATGACGGAACGGGTGTTTGTTTATGCCCGGGAGAACGACAAGATGGACAAGGTTGGCCGCCTTAACCCGCTGCGCCGTGCCGGACAGCCCAGCGAAATTGCCAACATGGCCTTGTTCCTTGCTTCGGACGAAGCAAGTTACGTCAACGGGCAGGCAATCGCCGTTGATGGCGGGCTATCAAGTTCGCATCCCGTCACGCGCCAGGAAACAGGAAAGCCCGCAGTATGA
- a CDS encoding MFS transporter produces the protein MSSVPPAERLPFRVKVGHGIGSAAYGVKDNGFSVLLLLFYNQVMGLDPGLVGVVLLVALFLDAIVDPFVGHFVDKTYTRWGKRHPWMYAAIVPMAFCWTLLWFPPSSLGSGLYIYLLVVAFLMRAAVSCYEVPALTVVPALSADYDERTSLTRWRFLSGWGGGLLMLILAFAVFLVPEPGYPVGQLNLNGYHNYGLAGAAIILASTLISTLTTHKRLAHWPADKPKKLPLRATLGHIGETLSNRAYLIILGSTLLTYTNTGVAFSSAAYMLTFLWEMPQTGFLAYSITLFAGVVGAFLLVGFVQSRIEKHVGAAVFGLISLIFAIMPYALRLLDLFPENGSIWLIPALFLVITLANAFSVASMMLGQSMAADVVEAAQEHSGQRNEGLFYAGLFFVQKFATGAGIFLTGLILSLSQFPKNATPGQVALPVLDMLMVLQIIVLVSLGGTSTYLIAQFPIRRADHEARVRRLAEETQFSGN, from the coding sequence GTGAGCTCCGTCCCGCCGGCAGAACGCCTGCCTTTTCGTGTTAAGGTCGGTCATGGTATCGGCTCAGCCGCTTATGGCGTGAAAGACAACGGCTTCAGCGTTTTGCTGCTGCTGTTCTACAATCAGGTGATGGGACTCGATCCAGGGTTGGTCGGCGTGGTCCTGCTGGTCGCATTGTTTCTTGATGCGATCGTTGACCCATTTGTTGGCCATTTCGTGGATAAGACCTACACGCGTTGGGGCAAACGCCATCCTTGGATGTATGCTGCAATCGTACCGATGGCATTTTGCTGGACCCTTCTTTGGTTTCCGCCTTCTTCGCTGGGCAGCGGCCTTTACATTTATCTGCTCGTCGTCGCCTTTCTGATGCGAGCAGCAGTCTCTTGTTATGAAGTGCCCGCACTCACTGTCGTTCCCGCTCTTTCGGCCGACTATGACGAGCGGACATCGCTCACCCGTTGGCGGTTCCTTTCCGGCTGGGGCGGCGGATTGCTGATGCTGATCCTGGCCTTCGCTGTTTTTCTCGTTCCGGAGCCGGGCTACCCGGTCGGCCAGTTGAACCTCAACGGATATCACAATTACGGGCTGGCTGGCGCCGCAATTATCCTCGCGTCAACACTCATATCCACGCTGACGACGCACAAGCGGCTAGCTCATTGGCCAGCGGATAAGCCCAAAAAGCTGCCCTTGCGCGCGACATTGGGTCATATTGGTGAAACGCTCTCGAACCGGGCTTACCTGATCATACTCGGCAGCACGCTCCTCACATATACGAACACAGGCGTCGCATTTTCTTCTGCTGCCTATATGCTCACATTTCTCTGGGAAATGCCGCAGACCGGGTTTCTTGCCTACTCGATAACTCTCTTTGCAGGAGTCGTCGGGGCGTTCCTTCTTGTTGGATTCGTCCAATCGCGGATAGAAAAACACGTTGGCGCCGCCGTATTCGGACTGATTTCGCTGATTTTTGCCATCATGCCCTATGCCTTGCGGCTATTGGATCTTTTCCCGGAGAACGGCAGCATCTGGCTGATCCCAGCGCTGTTTCTCGTTATCACGCTGGCGAATGCATTCTCTGTAGCCAGCATGATGCTCGGCCAATCCATGGCTGCCGACGTGGTTGAGGCCGCGCAGGAGCACTCCGGTCAACGCAATGAAGGGCTGTTCTATGCGGGCCTGTTCTTTGTGCAGAAATTTGCAACCGGCGCAGGTATTTTCCTGACTGGACTGATCCTCAGCCTTTCCCAATTTCCAAAGAACGCGACACCGGGCCAAGTCGCGCTGCCGGTGCTGGATATGTTGATGGTGCTCCAGATCATTGTCCTTGTAAGCCTTGGAGGCACTTCGACATATCTGATTGCGCAATTTCCGATCCGCCGAGCCGATCATGAGGCGCGCGTCAGGCGGCTTGCGGAAGAAACACAATTTTCAGGCAATTGA
- a CDS encoding acyl-CoA dehydrogenase family protein has translation MDFTLNERETYWRDRIKNHIDQYVRPRVKDYHAEQATGDRWKVLQVIEEEKARAKAVGLWNLFMPPRGANPHLDDTVEFDGPQLTNLEYALCAEEMGRVGIASEIFNCSAPDTGNMEVFNRYGTAEQKRKWMVPLMNGEIRSAFLMTEPAVASSDATNIETKITRDGDEYVINGRKWWSSGAGDPRCKIAIVMGKTDTGAQRHQQQSQILMPLDAPGVHILRHLPVFGYDDAPHGHMEIELKDVRVPADNILYGEGRGFEIAQGRLGPGRIHHCMRTIGVAEEALEKMCRRLTTRVAFGKTIAQQTVWHERIARARIDIDMTRLLCLKAAHMMDTVGNKAAACEIAMIKVQAPNMALKIIDDAIQAHGGGGVSEDFGLASAWAHQRTLRLADGPDEVHARAIARLELGKYGEASPAGLSSGDLAVTR, from the coding sequence ATGGACTTCACCCTGAACGAACGCGAAACCTATTGGCGCGACCGCATCAAGAACCACATTGATCAATATGTCCGGCCACGCGTGAAGGATTATCATGCTGAACAGGCGACCGGCGATCGCTGGAAAGTGCTCCAGGTCATCGAGGAAGAAAAGGCAAGAGCCAAGGCTGTCGGCCTTTGGAATCTTTTCATGCCGCCGCGCGGTGCCAATCCCCATCTCGATGACACGGTCGAATTCGACGGTCCGCAGCTAACCAACCTTGAGTACGCCCTGTGCGCCGAAGAAATGGGACGTGTCGGAATTGCCTCCGAAATCTTCAATTGTTCGGCGCCGGATACGGGGAACATGGAAGTGTTCAATCGCTACGGCACGGCTGAACAAAAGCGCAAATGGATGGTTCCGCTCATGAATGGCGAAATCCGTTCCGCCTTCCTCATGACAGAACCAGCTGTTGCGTCATCTGATGCAACCAATATCGAAACCAAAATTACGCGCGACGGTGATGAATACGTCATCAACGGCCGCAAATGGTGGTCAAGCGGTGCCGGCGATCCACGCTGCAAGATTGCGATCGTGATGGGCAAGACCGATACAGGTGCCCAGCGCCATCAGCAGCAATCGCAGATCCTCATGCCGCTCGATGCACCCGGCGTGCACATCCTGCGTCATTTGCCGGTCTTCGGTTACGACGATGCTCCGCATGGTCATATGGAGATTGAACTCAAGGACGTTCGCGTGCCAGCTGACAACATCCTTTATGGCGAAGGACGGGGATTCGAAATCGCCCAGGGTCGGCTCGGGCCAGGACGCATCCATCACTGCATGCGGACCATCGGCGTGGCTGAGGAAGCGCTGGAAAAGATGTGCCGTCGCCTGACGACGCGCGTTGCCTTTGGCAAGACAATCGCCCAACAGACGGTATGGCACGAACGCATCGCGCGTGCGCGCATCGATATCGACATGACCCGCCTGCTCTGCCTCAAGGCTGCCCATATGATGGACACTGTCGGCAACAAGGCCGCGGCTTGCGAAATTGCGATGATCAAGGTTCAGGCGCCGAATATGGCTTTGAAGATCATCGACGATGCAATCCAAGCCCATGGCGGCGGCGGCGTTTCCGAGGATTTTGGCCTCGCGTCAGCATGGGCACATCAGCGCACGCTGCGACTGGCCGATGGTCCGGATGAAGTCCACGCCCGAGCTATCGCGCGGCTTGAGCTCGGCAAATATGGCGAAGCAAGCCCTGCCGGTCTTTCAAGCGGCGATCTGGCGGTGACACGATGA
- a CDS encoding phosphotransferase family protein, whose amino-acid sequence MATTPMDAQKLFSGTVAPEGADKLDEAKLTAWMEANVEGFRGPLRQGKFAGGQSNPTYRIDSPSGSYVLRRKPFGPLLPSAHAVDREFKAIAGLYPTGFPVAKPYGLCTDENVIGSWFYIMGMVEGRTIWDGAMPDASGPDERRATYYAMIDTLAALHNVDFEKAGLSDYGKPGNYFGRQVDRWTKQYRLSETETMPEMERLIEFLPATLPEQTRTSIVHGDYRIDNMIFAASEPKVIAVLDWELGTLGDPLADFTYVALAWVTENGGRSGVMDLDRKALGIPELDEVVARYCAATGRDGLPDLNWYFAYNFFRLAGIMQGIKKRVIDGTASSAHAKNMSERVTPLAERAWNFAQAAGAQ is encoded by the coding sequence ATGGCAACGACACCAATGGACGCGCAGAAGCTCTTTTCGGGCACCGTTGCACCCGAAGGAGCAGACAAACTTGATGAAGCCAAACTGACGGCCTGGATGGAAGCCAATGTCGAAGGCTTCAGGGGGCCCCTTCGCCAAGGCAAGTTTGCGGGTGGTCAGTCGAACCCCACATATCGCATCGATTCCCCTTCAGGGTCGTATGTCTTGCGCCGCAAGCCTTTTGGCCCATTGCTCCCTTCGGCGCATGCCGTTGATCGCGAATTCAAGGCAATTGCCGGTCTTTATCCAACAGGGTTTCCTGTGGCCAAACCCTATGGGCTTTGCACCGATGAAAATGTGATCGGCAGCTGGTTCTACATCATGGGCATGGTTGAAGGCAGAACGATCTGGGATGGCGCCATGCCAGACGCAAGCGGCCCGGATGAACGTCGTGCGACCTATTATGCGATGATAGATACATTGGCAGCGCTCCACAATGTAGATTTCGAAAAGGCAGGTCTCTCGGACTACGGCAAGCCGGGCAATTATTTCGGTCGCCAAGTCGATCGCTGGACGAAACAGTATCGGCTTTCCGAAACCGAAACGATGCCGGAGATGGAAAGGCTGATCGAATTCCTGCCGGCAACCTTGCCCGAACAGACTCGGACAAGCATCGTCCATGGCGACTATCGCATCGACAACATGATCTTTGCAGCGAGCGAACCAAAGGTCATCGCTGTGCTTGATTGGGAATTGGGAACACTGGGGGATCCGCTTGCCGATTTCACTTATGTTGCGCTCGCATGGGTAACAGAAAATGGTGGACGGTCAGGTGTCATGGATCTTGATCGAAAGGCTCTGGGCATTCCTGAACTGGATGAGGTTGTGGCTCGCTACTGCGCAGCGACAGGCCGCGACGGGCTTCCTGATCTCAATTGGTATTTTGCCTATAACTTCTTCAGGTTGGCCGGGATCATGCAAGGAATCAAGAAGCGCGTGATTGATGGGACAGCGTCGTCAGCCCATGCCAAGAACATGTCCGAACGCGTTACCCCGCTTGCCGAACGTGCATGGAACTTTGCTCAGGCGGCTGGCGCACAATAA
- a CDS encoding acyl-CoA dehydrogenase family protein, with the protein MALYLSDDQAMLKDTVAPFLAENAPVKHLRTLRDGKDAAGLSRDLWKQFAELGFTGILVPEADGGLGLGHVEAGIVLEEIGRNLTPSPFLTTAVAAVDALKAGGADLRAQWFPRILAGDAIIALAIDEGAKHRPASTAMAAERSGNGFKLSGKKQFVLNGHIADMLLVSARTGGSAGEEAGITLFAVPRTAVGISVDVDRLVDSSLSARVTFDGVQVDADAVVGEIDAGWGPLTRLLDAGRLGASAEMLGVGGGAMDMTFGYLKQRKQFGRLIGEFQSLQHRAAHLYGEMEGARSIVIKAQHLLDDGDPRAELFVAAAKAKTGKSCNLAVREGVQMHGGIGMTDEYDIGLYMKRDRALNEFFGDSYFHADRVARMNGY; encoded by the coding sequence ATGGCACTTTATCTTTCAGACGATCAGGCAATGCTCAAGGATACGGTTGCCCCGTTTCTTGCCGAAAACGCTCCGGTCAAACATCTTCGCACGCTTCGTGACGGCAAGGATGCAGCCGGTCTTTCAAGGGACCTTTGGAAGCAGTTCGCCGAATTGGGTTTCACGGGCATTCTCGTGCCCGAGGCCGATGGTGGATTGGGTCTCGGGCATGTCGAAGCCGGCATTGTGCTTGAAGAGATTGGCCGCAATCTGACCCCCTCTCCCTTCCTGACAACAGCAGTTGCTGCCGTCGACGCATTGAAAGCGGGGGGCGCCGATCTTCGGGCGCAATGGTTTCCAAGGATTCTCGCTGGAGATGCCATCATTGCGCTGGCCATTGATGAAGGTGCGAAACATCGACCGGCCTCGACGGCCATGGCTGCGGAGCGCTCTGGCAACGGTTTCAAGCTCTCGGGCAAGAAGCAGTTCGTGTTGAACGGACACATTGCAGACATGCTTCTGGTCTCGGCACGGACAGGCGGGAGTGCGGGCGAAGAGGCAGGCATCACACTTTTTGCGGTGCCAAGGACCGCCGTCGGCATTTCGGTGGATGTTGACCGCCTGGTTGACAGTTCATTGTCGGCACGCGTCACGTTTGACGGTGTTCAGGTCGATGCCGATGCCGTCGTTGGCGAAATCGACGCGGGATGGGGGCCTTTGACGCGATTGCTTGATGCAGGTCGCCTTGGTGCGTCGGCCGAAATGCTTGGCGTCGGTGGCGGCGCGATGGACATGACGTTCGGCTATCTCAAGCAACGCAAGCAGTTCGGGCGTTTGATCGGTGAGTTTCAGTCGCTCCAGCACCGTGCAGCTCATCTCTATGGCGAAATGGAAGGTGCTCGCTCGATTGTCATAAAAGCCCAGCATCTGCTTGACGACGGCGATCCGAGAGCGGAACTGTTTGTCGCAGCTGCCAAAGCAAAGACGGGAAAATCCTGTAATCTGGCAGTCCGGGAAGGCGTGCAAATGCATGGCGGCATCGGGATGACCGACGAATATGACATCGGGCTGTACATGAAGCGCGACCGGGCATTGAACGAGTTCTTTGGCGACAGCTATTTCCATGCCGACCGCGTGGCACGCATGAACGGATACTGA
- a CDS encoding acyl-CoA dehydrogenase family protein, which yields MSDLEAFRVETRAWLEANCPPEMREPVRDDDDACWGGRNFKFKNPAQKLWLETMAARGWTVPDWPKAYGGGGLSAEETKILRSEMAKLGCRPPLMSFGIWMLGPALLKFGTEEQKLHYLPQIARGEIRWCQGYSEPGSGSDLVSLQTFGEDKGDHWVVNGQKIWTSYADKADWIFCLVRTDKTNKYQGISFLLFDMTTPGVSTKPILLISGSSPFCETFFDNVKVPKHQIVGELNRGWDVAKYLLGHEREMISGGGLGEGLASLGAAFPDAAANEPVLRAEMAMFDVETIAFRAHSERFMDEWKTGRAHPAYSNLMKYVGTELNKKRHELVMAAGGSDALEWESARSKGGAKPRTWLRTKANSIEGGTSEVMLNVVAKRILDMPGA from the coding sequence ATGAGCGATCTCGAAGCTTTCCGCGTCGAAACGCGCGCTTGGCTGGAAGCGAATTGCCCGCCCGAAATGCGTGAACCAGTGCGCGACGATGACGATGCATGCTGGGGAGGGCGGAATTTCAAGTTCAAGAATCCGGCACAGAAGCTGTGGTTGGAGACCATGGCTGCAAGAGGCTGGACAGTGCCGGATTGGCCAAAAGCCTATGGCGGCGGGGGACTTTCGGCCGAAGAGACGAAGATCCTGCGCAGCGAAATGGCCAAGCTCGGATGTCGTCCGCCGCTTATGTCGTTCGGCATCTGGATGCTTGGTCCGGCGCTCCTGAAATTCGGTACAGAAGAGCAAAAGCTCCACTATTTGCCGCAAATTGCGCGCGGCGAGATTCGCTGGTGTCAGGGCTATTCGGAACCTGGTTCCGGTTCGGACCTTGTTTCCCTCCAGACTTTTGGTGAAGACAAGGGCGATCATTGGGTCGTCAACGGCCAGAAAATCTGGACCAGCTATGCGGACAAGGCAGACTGGATCTTCTGCCTCGTTCGGACGGACAAGACGAACAAATATCAGGGTATCAGCTTTCTGCTGTTTGACATGACGACACCTGGGGTTTCGACAAAGCCGATCCTTCTCATTTCGGGCAGCTCGCCCTTCTGCGAAACCTTCTTCGACAACGTAAAAGTGCCCAAGCATCAGATCGTCGGCGAATTGAACCGCGGATGGGACGTCGCCAAATATCTGCTCGGACACGAACGCGAAATGATCTCCGGCGGCGGATTGGGCGAAGGACTGGCCTCGCTTGGCGCAGCCTTTCCAGATGCCGCAGCCAATGAACCGGTCCTGCGCGCAGAAATGGCAATGTTCGATGTCGAAACCATTGCCTTCCGGGCCCATTCCGAACGCTTTATGGATGAATGGAAAACCGGTCGGGCGCACCCTGCCTACTCCAACCTCATGAAGTATGTTGGCACCGAATTGAACAAGAAGCGGCATGAACTTGTCATGGCAGCTGGCGGGTCGGACGCCCTGGAATGGGAAAGTGCGCGGTCCAAGGGTGGCGCCAAGCCACGCACATGGCTTCGGACAAAAGCCAATAGCATCGAAGGCGGGACTAGTGAAGTCATGCTCAACGTTGTTGCAAAGCGCATTCTCGACATGCCGGGCGCGTAA
- a CDS encoding SDR family NAD(P)-dependent oxidoreductase, producing MRFAGKTAVVTGAASGMGKATAIKLAGEGATVIAADIDEAGGAQLAAMSNGNILFKKTDVCDVAQIKALMDFAAEKTGGIDIVFNNAGAGGAREKIDEIDADGWDNTMNLLLRSVAMGIRYAVPHMIGREGTSIINTASVAGLSAGMSPTAYAVAKAGVIHLTKVAAADLARHNIRVNAICPGFIKTNIFATALEVPKEQRETANAMIAEVAAHAQPVKGGGEPDDIANTVLFLAGPDSRFMTGTYMLVDGGLLTGPRHSWDENAPGMFSSLEAFVASAP from the coding sequence ATGAGATTCGCTGGTAAAACTGCCGTGGTGACAGGCGCGGCTTCCGGTATGGGCAAGGCCACAGCGATCAAGTTGGCTGGAGAAGGCGCAACCGTAATCGCTGCCGATATCGATGAGGCAGGCGGAGCTCAACTTGCCGCGATGTCAAACGGCAATATCCTGTTCAAGAAGACCGATGTTTGCGACGTCGCGCAGATCAAGGCGCTCATGGATTTTGCGGCTGAGAAGACGGGTGGCATAGATATCGTCTTCAACAATGCCGGCGCGGGCGGTGCTCGCGAAAAAATTGATGAAATCGATGCTGATGGCTGGGACAATACAATGAACCTGCTTCTCAGGTCAGTCGCAATGGGCATCCGCTATGCAGTGCCTCATATGATCGGTCGCGAAGGGACATCCATCATCAATACGGCCAGCGTCGCCGGACTTTCTGCTGGCATGTCACCGACAGCGTATGCGGTCGCCAAAGCTGGCGTGATCCACCTCACAAAGGTCGCGGCTGCCGATCTTGCGCGACACAATATCCGCGTGAACGCGATTTGCCCCGGATTCATCAAGACCAACATCTTTGCCACAGCCCTTGAGGTTCCAAAGGAGCAGCGCGAAACGGCAAACGCAATGATTGCCGAGGTTGCGGCGCATGCCCAACCGGTCAAAGGCGGCGGCGAACCGGATGATATCGCCAACACCGTGCTGTTCCTTGCGGGCCCGGATTCGCGTTTCATGACTGGCACCTACATGCTCGTCGATGGCGGCCTGCTAACAGGTCCGCGCCATTCCTGGGACGAGAACGCCCCCGGCATGTTTTCTTCACTGGAGGCCTTTGTCGCGAGCGCACCGTGA
- a CDS encoding Zn-dependent alcohol dehydrogenase — MKAAVLFQPGQALAIEDVVISKPGPHEVLIRTAACGLCHSDLHFIEGTYPHPIPAIPGHEAAGIVEAVGSEVRTVKVGDAVVSCLSAFCGHCEYCVTGRMSLCLGGDTRRAAGDAPRITRPDGSIVNQMLNLSAFAEQMLIHEHACVKINPEMPLDRAAVIGCAVTTGAGTIFNACKVTPGETVAVVGCGGVGLATINAAKIAGAGRIIAADPIPEKRELAMKLGATDVIDASADGAAATIVEMTKGGVDHAIEAVGRPASAQLAVSVLRRGGTATILGMMPLAEKVGLSAMDLLSGKKLQGAIMGGNRFPVDIPRLVDFYIRGLLDLDSIIAERIPLSGINEGFEKMKGGASARSVIVFAQ; from the coding sequence ATGAAGGCTGCTGTCCTGTTTCAGCCCGGTCAGGCGCTGGCGATTGAAGACGTCGTCATTTCCAAGCCGGGACCGCATGAAGTGCTCATCCGCACGGCGGCGTGCGGGCTTTGCCATTCGGACTTGCATTTCATCGAAGGAACGTACCCCCATCCGATTCCTGCGATCCCTGGCCACGAGGCAGCCGGGATTGTTGAGGCGGTAGGCAGCGAAGTCCGCACAGTGAAGGTTGGCGACGCTGTGGTATCCTGTCTGTCAGCGTTTTGCGGACATTGCGAATATTGCGTCACGGGAAGGATGTCGCTTTGCCTCGGCGGCGACACACGTCGGGCTGCGGGCGATGCACCGAGGATCACACGTCCCGATGGATCGATCGTCAACCAGATGCTCAATTTGTCGGCCTTTGCCGAACAAATGCTGATCCACGAGCACGCCTGTGTTAAGATCAATCCCGAAATGCCGCTTGACCGGGCCGCCGTCATCGGCTGTGCAGTCACGACCGGAGCGGGTACGATCTTCAATGCCTGCAAGGTTACACCGGGAGAGACTGTTGCGGTGGTCGGCTGTGGCGGTGTTGGGTTGGCGACCATAAATGCCGCAAAGATCGCCGGAGCCGGCCGAATTATCGCAGCAGATCCGATCCCCGAGAAACGCGAATTGGCGATGAAACTTGGCGCGACAGACGTCATTGATGCGTCTGCCGATGGTGCTGCCGCGACGATCGTCGAAATGACCAAAGGCGGGGTCGATCATGCGATCGAGGCTGTTGGCAGACCTGCTTCGGCACAGCTTGCCGTCAGCGTATTGCGGCGTGGCGGCACTGCCACAATCCTTGGCATGATGCCGCTGGCTGAAAAGGTCGGTCTTTCGGCAATGGACCTTCTGTCAGGGAAGAAACTGCAAGGTGCGATCATGGGCGGAAACAGGTTCCCGGTCGATATCCCACGGCTCGTCGATTTCTATATACGGGGCCTGCTCGATCTCGACTCGATCATTGCAGAGCGAATACCGCTTTCCGGCATCAATGAAGGATTCGAAAAGATGAAGGGCGGAGCCAGCGCTCGCTCAGTCATCGTCTTCGCTCAGTGA